GATCGTCTCCTTCTCCGTGCGCTGTCTGCTGGCGCGGTAGACGTCGCTCGACTCCACGAGGGACGTCGATGTCGCGGTGGCGACGCCGCGGCTCTTGCGGAGCAGGCCTCGATCCTCGAGCTCGTCGAGATCGCGGTGCACGGTCATGCTGCTGATGCCGAAGCGCTCCGCGAGCTCCTCGATCCGCACCGACCCCTCGGCCATCACCGTCTCGCTGATCGCGAGCTGCCGCGCCTGCTGCCGGCTGGATCGCGACGCCGGATCGGGAACGCTGCGTGCCATGGCATCCCCTCCTTCCGGACTCACCGTATCGCGGCGGCCTCGTCGAGCATGACCGCCACCGCCGCGGGATCATGCGCGAACCTGCCGAGGAAGAGCCCGTCCGCGCCGGCGGCGATCGTGGCCAGCAGGCCCGGCCCCGCGCTCCCGCCGTAGATCACCGGCACGCGACCGGTGACGGGCAGATCGGCGATGCGGCGCTTCATCGCGCGCACGACGTCCACGACGTGATCGGGCGGGGCGGGCTCCGCCCGTCCGATCGCCCACTCCGGCTCGTACGCGATGACGAGGTCGCCGACCTCTTCCGCCTCCGCCAGGACGGATTCGAGCTGTGCCGCGCACACCTCTGCGGCGCGTTCGGCGCTCTGACGCGAGCGCTCCCCCACGCACACGACAGGGGTCAGCCCGTTGCGCACGGCGGCGGCGAGCTTCCTCCGAGAGACCTCCTCGCCCTCGCCGAACACCGCTCGGCGTTCGGCGTGCCCGATCTCGACGTACCGGCATCCCAGCTCGGCGAGATCGGCCCCGCTGACCGCCCCCGTGAACGGCCCGCGATCCTCCCAGAAGAGATCCTGCGCGCCATAGGCGACGGGCGAGCCGGCGAGGGTCGCCGACACCGCCGCGAGCGCGGGGAGCGCGGGGAGCGCGAAGACCTCGACCGCGCCCGAGCGCACGGCCGGATGCGCCGACGCCTGTGCACCGATCGCCGCGGCCCACTCGGCGCTCTCGCGCACGCCGAGGTACGCCTTGAGGCTCACCCCGAGCGTCACGGGGAGGCGCCCGGCGCCGGGGCGCTCGTCAGTCACAGGTTCCGGTGCTCTCGTACCCCTCGATCACGGCGACCTTCTCCGCCGACGCCGAGGAGTCGTCGAACTCATAGCCCAGCCACTCCCTGGCGAGACGACGAGCGAGCTCGAGCCCGACGACGCGCTGGCCGAACGTGAGGACCTGCGCGTTGTTGCTGAGCACGCTGCGCTCGACGCTGTAGCTGTCGTGGGCCGTGACGGCACGGATGCCGGGCACCTTGTTCGCCGCGATCGCGACGCCGAGGCCCGTGCCGCAGACGAGGAGCGCCCGGTCCGCTGCTCCGTCTCGGACCCTCTCGGCGGCGGCGATCGCCACGACCGGATAGGCGGTGTGCCCATCCGGGTCCACCCCCACGTCGATCACCTCCGACACGCGAGGATCCTTCTCGAGGTCGGCTTTGAGCGCCTCCTTGTAAGCGAGACCTGCGTCGTCGGATCCGACGACGATACGCCAGGTACGGGTCATGTCCCCTCCTCATGGTTCCGTGCGAGCGCATCGCCCGCAGCCGTCATCGCGCGCGCGAAGGAGATCGCTCCCGGGTCGGGCGTGCCCGCGCTCCGCTTCACGTGCGAGCGGGCGCGGCCCAGGCGCGGAGCCAGATCGGCCGTCGCGCGGGCCGCCTCCGTCGCCGCATCCGCCGCCGCCGTCCAGGCCTCGGCGAGCGCGTCGTCGTCCTCCACGGCCGCGGCGAGCGCCTCGGCGAACGGCACGAGCGCGTCCACCAGCGTCTTGTCGCCGATCTCGGCCCCGCCGAAGCCCTGGATCGTCGCCCTGGCCGCGTGCACGGCCTCCGCGACATCCGCCGGCGCGGGCGCCGCCCCGTCGCCGAGCCGCTCCCCCGCGGCACGGAGCCCCGCGCCCCAGAGCGCGCCCGAGGTGCCGCCGGCGCGATGCGCCCACGCGTCCCCCGCGCGGACGAGAACGGTGCCCGCCCCGGCGCCGGCCTCGACGGCATCCTCGGCCGCCTCCGCCGCGGCCCGCGCGCCGCGCTGCATGCCGATGCCGTGGTCACCGTCGCCCGCGATCGCATCCAGCCGTCCCAGCTCGTCCGCGTCTCGGTCGATCACGTCGCGCACCGCGGCGATCGCGGCGCTCACGATCCTTCCGGCCTCGGCCGATCCGTCCGCCGACGGCGCCACGTCCTCGGTCTCGACGGGGTCGCGCGCGTCGTCGTCGAGCCTCGGTCCGCTCGGCCTCACGGCGCCCTTGCGGTACGCCGCGGCGTAGGCGGGCGACGTCCAGGCCTGCTCGAGATCGTCGTCGAGCCAGAAGAGGGTGAGCGAGATGCCGGCCATCTCGAAGCTCGTCGCGTACTCCCCGACCTCCGGGTCGACGATCGTCAGGCCCTCCGCCTCGAGCAGCTCCGCGACCGCGCCGTAGACGACGAAGAGCTCCTCGCCCTTCACCGAGCCCAGACCGTTGAGGATGACGCCGACGCGCGCTCCCTCTGCGGCGGGGACGTCGTCGGGGCGCTCGCCCAGCAGCGTCTCGACGAACAGCACGGCGAGCTCCCGTGCTGTCGGCAGCGGACGCGTGTCGATGCCGGGCTCGCCGTGGATCCCGATGCCGACGCCCATCTGGCCGTCGGGCACGGTGAAGAGCGGCTCTGCGGCGCCCGGGAGAGTGCAGCCCGAGAAGGCGACGCCGAGCGAGCGGGTGCGGTCGTTGGCGCGGAAGGCGAGATCGGTGACGTCGTCGAGCGGGAGCCCTCGCTCGGCGGCCCACGCCGCCGTGCGGAACACGACGAGGTCGCCCGCGATGCCGCGGCGGCTGTGCCTCTCGTCGGGCCCGGCGCTCGAGACGTCGTCCGTGACCCGGACGGTGCGGACGGGAACGCCCTCGTCGCGCAGCCGCTTCTCGGCGAGGCCGAAGTTGAGGACGTCGCCGGCGTAGTTGCCGTAGCTGAGGAGGACCCCGGCTTCGGTCGCGACCGACCTCGCGACGCCGTGCACCTGCTGGGCACTCGGAGAGGCGAAGACGTTGCCCAGCGCGGCGGCGTGGGCGAGCCCCGGGCCGACGAGCCCCGCGAAGGCCGGGTAGTGGCCCGACCCGCCGCCCACGACGACGGCGACCTCCCCGGGAGGCGTCGCCGTCGCCCGTGCGACGCCTCCCGGCACGTGGCGCACGACGTCGCGATGCGCGGCGACGAACCCTGTCGTCGCCTCGTCGGCGAAGCGCTCCGCATCGTTCAGGACATAGCTCATGATGCCTCTCGTGGGTCGTTCCGCCGGGTCATTCGGCGTACGTGAACGGGCCCGTCATCTTGTCGACGTTGTCCGGCGTGATGAGGATGCAGTCGAACGCCTGCTTCTCCGTGTCGGGCTCGGCGCCCGTGCGGATGAACTCGTCCGCGAGCTTCACGGCCTCCTCCGAGAAGACCGCGACGGGCTGCAGCACCGTGTAGGCGAGCTCGCCGGCCTCGATGGCCGCGACGGCGTCCGGCGCGCCGTCGAAGCCGCCGACGACGACGCCGTCGAGCCTGCCGGCCTCCTTCAGCGCGGCGATCGCGCCGAGCGCCATCTCGTCGTTCCCCGCCATCACGCCGTTGATGTCGGAGTTCGCCTGGAGCAGCGACTGCATCTTGTCGTGGCCCTCCGTGCGGTTCCAGTTGGCGACCTCGGTGCCCACCTGGACGAGGTCGGGGTACTGGCTGATGACCGTCGTGAAGCCGTTGGACCGCGTCTGGGCGTTGTTGTCGGACGGGGCGCCGAACAGCTCGACGTAGTTCCCCGCCTCGCCGATCTGCTTGACCCACTCCTGCGCGCCGAGGGCGGCGCCCTGAGCGTTGTTCGACACGAGCTGGGCCTTCGCGAGCCCCGCCTCGTTGATCTCGGCGTTCACGAGGAAGACGGGGATGCCCGCGGCGTCGGCCTTCTTCACCGCGCCGATCGAGCCGTCCGCGTTTGCCGGGTCGAGGATGATCGCCTTCGACTGGTTCGAGATGGCCGTGTCGATGAGGGTGTTCTCCGTGTTGGCGTCGCCCTTGTGCGCGCCCACGGTGGCCTCGTAACCGAGCTCCTCCGCCGTGGCCTTCGCGATGTCGCCCTCGGTCTTCCAGTACGGGTTGGCGGGGTCGTTGACGATGATCGTGATGAGGCCGCCGGCCTCGCCATCGCCCGACCCGCCCGCGTCGTCGGTCCCGCTGGAGCAGGCCGAGAGGCCCAGCGCCAGCGCGACCGCGGCCGCGAGGGCGGTGAGTGACTTTCTGCGCATCATTGTGCATTTCCTTTCGTGGAGACGCCCTGCTGCGACGATGCGGCGGGCGACGGGTCGGAGGGCGCGGCGGGGGCCGCGTTCGCAGCAGGCCGGGGACGACGGCCGTACTGCAGGGAGTTGAGCAGGACGGCGACGACGATCACCGCGCCCATGAAGACCATCTGCCAGTAGGCCGAGACGCCCACGATCACGAGGCCGTCCGACAGGAAGCCGATGACGAACGCGCCGAGCAGGGTGCCGCGCACCGTGCCGCGACCGCCCGTGAGCGCTGCGCCGCCGATGACGACCGCGGCGATGGCGGTGAGCTCATAGGTGTTGCCCGCCGTGGGGCTCGCGCTCGTGAGCGTCGAGGCGAGGATGAGCCCGGCGACGGCGGCGCAGACGCCCGAGATCACGTAGACCCACACCTTGACCTTCCGGACGGGCACGCCCGACAGCTCCGAGGCGCGCTCGTTGCCGCCCGAGGCGTAGAGCCAGCGGCCGAACGTCGTCCGGCTGAGCACGAAGCCGAGGATCAGGGCGATCACGCCCATGATGAGGACGCCGATCGGGATGCCGAGGATGCGGTTGAAGCCGAGCCAGTCGAAACCCGTGTTCCCGAGGGCCTCGTCGCCGTCGAGGTCGTTGACCGTGAGCCCGTTCGTCATGAGCAGCGCTGCGCCGCGGACGACGTAGAGCATGCCGAGCGTCGCGACGAAGGGCGCCACGTTGAAGCGCGAGACGAGCACGCCGTTGACGAGTCCGACGAGCGCGCCCACCCCGCACGACAACAGCACCACGACGGGCAGGCTCGGGTACAGCACGACGCCGAAGAGGTTGATCGGCACGCCCTGGACGAGGTATCCGGCCACGACCGCGGCGAACCCGAGCGTGGAGCCGACGGAGAGGTCGATCCCGCCGTTCAGGATGACCATCAGCATCCCCAGGCCGAGGATCGCGTAGATCGCCACGTGCGACGCCATGATCAGCAGGTTGTCGATCGTGAGGTAGTTGGGCGAGAGGAGGGAGAACACCACGATGATGAGGATGAGCGCGAGGAAGGCCCTCCCCTCGAGGAGGAGCTTCGCCAGCGAGAACTGCTTGCGCTTCTCGATGATCGCGGTGGTGGTTGTCGTCGTCATTGTCCGATCCGTTTCTCAGGTCCTGGCGATCAGGCGGCGACGGCCTCGCCGGAGGCGGCCATGATCATTTCCTTCGTCGCATCGGCGCCGAACTCCGCGGAGATGCGGCCGCGGCGCAGCACGACGATCCGGTGGGCGATGCTGAGGCACTCCCCCACCTCGGAGGTGGAGTACACGACCGTGAGCCCTTCGGCGGCATGGGAGGCGAGCAGCCGGAACACCTCGCCCTTCGCACCGACGTCGATGCCCCGGCTCGGCTCGTCCAGGAGCATGACGCGGGGGCTCGTCGCGAGCACCTTCCCGATGACGACCTTCTGCTGGTTGCCGCCGGAGAGCGAGCCGATCGGCACGTCGGGCCCCGCGGTCTTGACCGTCACGTCGGTGACCATCCGCTGTGCGAGTCGCTTCTCCCGCCGTGGGGACAGCACACCCCGCACGAGGCAGTCGCGGAGGCTCGCGAGCGTCAGGTTCTGGCCGACGCTCATCGTCTGGACGAGCCCGTCGCGCTGCCGGTCCTCCGGCACGAGGCCGATGCCCCGCTCGATGCGCTCGGCGATCGTCTCCGTCGTGAGCCGCTCGCCGTCGAGCGCGACCGTCCCTCCGGCGATCTCGCCGCGGCCTGCGATCGCCTCCAGCAGCTCCGTGCGTCCCGATCCCATGAGTCCGTACAGGCAGACGATCTCGCCCCTGCGGACGTCGAGACTGAGCCCGTCGACGATCGCACGCTCCGGGTTCTCCGGATCGAGCACGCGCAGTCCGCGGACGCTCAGCGCGACGTCGCCGAGCTCGTGGCCCGTCGGCGGGCTGCCGAGGTCGAAGTCGTCGCCGACCATGTTCCGCACGATCCAGTCGAGGTCGATGTCCTGTCGCTCGCCGCGCGCCGTCATGGCGCCGTCGCGCAGGACCACCGCGTGGTCGGTCACCTCGAGCGCCTCCTCGAGGTGATGGGAGATGTACACGATCGCGACTCCTCGGGCGAGGAGGTCGCGGATGATGCCGAAGAGCACCTGGACCTCGGCCGCCGCGAGCGCCGACGTCGGCTCGTCCATGATGAGGATGCGGGCGTTCACGGAGAGAGCACGCGCGATCTCGATGATCTGCTGCTGGCCGACGCGCAGGTCGGAGACGATCGTGTCGGGCTCGATGGGCAGCTGCAGCTCCTCCAGCAGCGCGCGCGTCTGGCGCGTCTCCTCCGCATAGTCCACGCCGACCGGCCCGGGGATCTCGCGCCCGAGGAAGATGTTGTCGCGCACCGAGAGGTTCGGGGCGAGGCTCAGCTCCTGGTGGATGATCGAGATCCCGCGGTCGCGGGCATCCGTCGTCGACGAGAACGACACCGGCTCGCCCTCGAGCACGATCTCGCCCGAGGTCGGCTGCTCGACGCCCGAGAGGATCTTCATGAGCGTCGACTTGCCCGCGCCGTTCTCGCCGAACAGCGTCGTGACCGTCCCCTTGCGGATCTGGAAGTTCACGCCCTTGAGGGCGCGGGTCCCTCCGTAGTTCTTGACGATGTGCCGGGCCTCGAGGACCACACCGTCGAATGCGTCGCTCACTGGACCTCCAGGGTGACGGGCGTGACCAGCCATGCGGCGGGGTTCACGAGCGTGAACGCACCGGTGACGGTGACCGTCGCCCCTGCGAGCCCGTCCGTGTCGACGTCGGAGAGGACCTGCGTCTTGAGCTCCTCGTTCAGCGCCGCGGCGGCGTCCTGGTAGTCGATCTGGTTCACGAACTCGCCGAACTGGATGTCGCCCGTCGCGTCGCGCAGCTCGGTGCCGTTGATCGCGGGCCCCGTCTGGACGCGGATGAGCAGGTCTTCCGGAAGGCCGTCGACCGCCACCTCGTAGATGCCCGACTGCCCCTCGCCCACGACGCCCGTGAAGGTCGTGCTGTAGACGGGGCCGCCCGAGCTCGCCACGGCGTACTCCTCTGCGGCGGCGTCAGGATCCGCCGCGATCGCCTCGGCGAGGACGGTCGCGTCGACCGCCTGCTCGACGACGCCTTCCTGCACGGCGGGGAACTCGTCGGCGCCGAACGTGGTGGGGTCGAACTCCTCGGTCCCCTGCACGAGGGGGTCGTCCGCCGGGACGACCCTCGTGCCGAGGACGACGCCGAGGACGACGAGGACGACGACACCGATGCGGATGCCGCGCCTCGCGGTCTTGGAGAGTCTGGTGCGCGAGCCCCTGGTCTCGGGCTGCGCCGTGGTCGTCTGCGCGCTCATGGGATCAGCACCCGCGACTCGGTGTCGTTGGGCCGGATCTGGAGCTTCCGCCCGTCGCCCTTCCGGAACAGGTCGAGCGCCTCGGCATAGTCGTCGAGGACGAAGGAGTGGCTGATCATGGCCTTCGCGTTGATCGCGCCTGCCTCGAACATCTCCACCGCGCGACCGAAGCTGTTGAGCACCGCCATCGTGCCCACGATCGAGATCTCGTCGCGGTAGACGCGGAAGGGGGAGAACTGCGCCGTGCGGTCCGCGGGGGCCACCCCGAAGTCCTGGAAGAACCCCGCGGGCTTGACCCTCGTCAGCGCGTCCTCGATCGCGCGGATGTTGCCCGTGCAGTCGATGACCACATCCCACTTCTC
This window of the Microbacterium sp. AB genome carries:
- a CDS encoding D-ribose ABC transporter substrate-binding protein, with protein sequence MMRRKSLTALAAAVALALGLSACSSGTDDAGGSGDGEAGGLITIIVNDPANPYWKTEGDIAKATAEELGYEATVGAHKGDANTENTLIDTAISNQSKAIILDPANADGSIGAVKKADAAGIPVFLVNAEINEAGLAKAQLVSNNAQGAALGAQEWVKQIGEAGNYVELFGAPSDNNAQTRSNGFTTVISQYPDLVQVGTEVANWNRTEGHDKMQSLLQANSDINGVMAGNDEMALGAIAALKEAGRLDGVVVGGFDGAPDAVAAIEAGELAYTVLQPVAVFSEEAVKLADEFIRTGAEPDTEKQAFDCILITPDNVDKMTGPFTYAE
- a CDS encoding ABC transporter permease, translating into MTTTTTTAIIEKRKQFSLAKLLLEGRAFLALILIIVVFSLLSPNYLTIDNLLIMASHVAIYAILGLGMLMVILNGGIDLSVGSTLGFAAVVAGYLVQGVPINLFGVVLYPSLPVVVLLSCGVGALVGLVNGVLVSRFNVAPFVATLGMLYVVRGAALLMTNGLTVNDLDGDEALGNTGFDWLGFNRILGIPIGVLIMGVIALILGFVLSRTTFGRWLYASGGNERASELSGVPVRKVKVWVYVISGVCAAVAGLILASTLTSASPTAGNTYELTAIAAVVIGGAALTGGRGTVRGTLLGAFVIGFLSDGLVIVGVSAYWQMVFMGAVIVVAVLLNSLQYGRRPRPAANAAPAAPSDPSPAASSQQGVSTKGNAQ
- a CDS encoding ribose-5-phosphate isomerase — encoded protein: MTRTWRIVVGSDDAGLAYKEALKADLEKDPRVSEVIDVGVDPDGHTAYPVVAIAAAERVRDGAADRALLVCGTGLGVAIAANKVPGIRAVTAHDSYSVERSVLSNNAQVLTFGQRVVGLELARRLAREWLGYEFDDSSASAEKVAVIEGYESTGTCD
- a CDS encoding triose-phosphate isomerase family protein gives rise to the protein MTDERPGAGRLPVTLGVSLKAYLGVRESAEWAAAIGAQASAHPAVRSGAVEVFALPALPALAAVSATLAGSPVAYGAQDLFWEDRGPFTGAVSGADLAELGCRYVEIGHAERRAVFGEGEEVSRRKLAAAVRNGLTPVVCVGERSRQSAERAAEVCAAQLESVLAEAEEVGDLVIAYEPEWAIGRAEPAPPDHVVDVVRAMKRRIADLPVTGRVPVIYGGSAGPGLLATIAAGADGLFLGRFAHDPAAVAVMLDEAAAIR
- a CDS encoding sugar ABC transporter ATP-binding protein — its product is MSDAFDGVVLEARHIVKNYGGTRALKGVNFQIRKGTVTTLFGENGAGKSTLMKILSGVEQPTSGEIVLEGEPVSFSSTTDARDRGISIIHQELSLAPNLSVRDNIFLGREIPGPVGVDYAEETRQTRALLEELQLPIEPDTIVSDLRVGQQQIIEIARALSVNARILIMDEPTSALAAAEVQVLFGIIRDLLARGVAIVYISHHLEEALEVTDHAVVLRDGAMTARGERQDIDLDWIVRNMVGDDFDLGSPPTGHELGDVALSVRGLRVLDPENPERAIVDGLSLDVRRGEIVCLYGLMGSGRTELLEAIAGRGEIAGGTVALDGERLTTETIAERIERGIGLVPEDRQRDGLVQTMSVGQNLTLASLRDCLVRGVLSPRREKRLAQRMVTDVTVKTAGPDVPIGSLSGGNQQKVVIGKVLATSPRVMLLDEPSRGIDVGAKGEVFRLLASHAAEGLTVVYSTSEVGECLSIAHRIVVLRRGRISAEFGADATKEMIMAASGEAVAA
- a CDS encoding DUF2291 family protein, with product MSAQTTTAQPETRGSRTRLSKTARRGIRIGVVVLVVLGVVLGTRVVPADDPLVQGTEEFDPTTFGADEFPAVQEGVVEQAVDATVLAEAIAADPDAAAEEYAVASSGGPVYSTTFTGVVGEGQSGIYEVAVDGLPEDLLIRVQTGPAINGTELRDATGDIQFGEFVNQIDYQDAAAALNEELKTQVLSDVDTDGLAGATVTVTGAFTLVNPAAWLVTPVTLEVQ
- a CDS encoding dihydroxyacetone kinase family protein, translated to MSYVLNDAERFADEATTGFVAAHRDVVRHVPGGVARATATPPGEVAVVVGGGSGHYPAFAGLVGPGLAHAAALGNVFASPSAQQVHGVARSVATEAGVLLSYGNYAGDVLNFGLAEKRLRDEGVPVRTVRVTDDVSSAGPDERHSRRGIAGDLVVFRTAAWAAERGLPLDDVTDLAFRANDRTRSLGVAFSGCTLPGAAEPLFTVPDGQMGVGIGIHGEPGIDTRPLPTARELAVLFVETLLGERPDDVPAAEGARVGVILNGLGSVKGEELFVVYGAVAELLEAEGLTIVDPEVGEYATSFEMAGISLTLFWLDDDLEQAWTSPAYAAAYRKGAVRPSGPRLDDDARDPVETEDVAPSADGSAEAGRIVSAAIAAVRDVIDRDADELGRLDAIAGDGDHGIGMQRGARAAAEAAEDAVEAGAGAGTVLVRAGDAWAHRAGGTSGALWGAGLRAAGERLGDGAAPAPADVAEAVHAARATIQGFGGAEIGDKTLVDALVPFAEALAAAVEDDDALAEAWTAAADAATEAARATADLAPRLGRARSHVKRSAGTPDPGAISFARAMTAAGDALARNHEEGT